One stretch of Desulfocurvus vexinensis DSM 17965 DNA includes these proteins:
- the rimP gene encoding ribosome maturation factor RimP yields MTEDRIRKALEELAAPLAQAMGLTLWGVELSGGHGRGVVRVYLDSEAGVTVDQCAEFSRDLSVVLDVEDVVPGSYYLEVSSPGLDRPFFSPEQMRGHEGGEVQVTLRDAAQGRRRYLGRLESVEPDGFVVTEENGQPVRVAWSNVKKAALRYQFPAKGQKA; encoded by the coding sequence ATGACTGAAGACAGGATCCGCAAGGCCCTGGAGGAGCTGGCCGCTCCCCTGGCCCAGGCCATGGGCCTGACCCTGTGGGGGGTCGAGCTGTCCGGCGGGCACGGGCGCGGCGTGGTGCGTGTCTACCTCGACAGCGAGGCGGGCGTGACCGTGGACCAGTGCGCCGAGTTCTCGCGCGACCTTTCCGTGGTCCTGGACGTCGAGGACGTCGTGCCCGGCAGCTACTATCTCGAAGTCTCCTCCCCGGGGCTGGACCGGCCCTTCTTCTCCCCGGAGCAGATGCGCGGGCACGAGGGCGGCGAGGTGCAGGTGACCCTGCGCGACGCCGCCCAGGGCCGCCGCCGCTACCTGGGGCGGCTGGAAAGCGTCGAGCCCGACGGCTTCGTCGTGACCGAGGAGAACGGGCAGCCCGTGCGCGTCGCCTGGAGCAACGTGAAAAAGGCCGCCCTGCGCTACCAATTCCCTGCCAAGGGACAGAAGGCATAA
- the flgF gene encoding flagellar basal-body rod protein FlgF yields the protein MQESMYSAMFGALTQEHRLNIIANNLANVNTTGYKRDRMAFKDVFIRYAHDDIREASMHLKSELLFPDPDHYAKPRIAEARIEFDQGSVKQTGNALDVALSGEGFFKVRTFQGEEFYTRAGAFHRNAEGVLVNGNGDAVLGEGGPIELPQGADVTINAGGQIFVDGAEVDTLTVVGLDNLLAMEKVGHTYFRVRTPGAAAEIPVPETVVEQGYLEMPNVEVVTEMVNMIETHRAFEAYQKIITNTREIDTKATEQVGRDK from the coding sequence ATGCAGGAAAGCATGTACAGCGCCATGTTCGGGGCTTTGACCCAGGAACATCGCCTGAACATCATCGCCAACAATTTGGCGAACGTGAACACCACGGGCTACAAGCGCGACCGGATGGCCTTCAAGGACGTCTTCATCCGCTATGCCCACGACGACATCCGCGAAGCCTCGATGCACCTGAAGTCCGAGCTTTTGTTCCCGGACCCGGACCACTACGCCAAGCCGCGCATTGCCGAGGCCCGGATCGAGTTCGACCAGGGCAGCGTGAAGCAGACGGGCAACGCCCTGGACGTGGCCCTGTCGGGCGAAGGGTTCTTCAAGGTCCGCACGTTCCAGGGCGAGGAGTTCTACACCCGCGCCGGAGCCTTCCACCGCAACGCCGAGGGCGTGCTGGTCAACGGCAACGGCGACGCCGTGCTGGGCGAGGGCGGGCCCATAGAGCTGCCCCAGGGCGCCGACGTGACCATCAACGCCGGGGGGCAGATCTTCGTGGACGGTGCGGAGGTGGACACGCTGACCGTGGTCGGGCTGGACAACCTGCTGGCCATGGAAAAGGTCGGGCACACCTATTTCCGGGTGCGCACCCCGGGCGCGGCGGCGGAGATCCCCGTGCCGGAAACCGTGGTCGAGCAGGGCTACCTGGAAATGCCCAACGTCGAGGTGGTCACCGAGATGGTCAATATGATCGAGACCCACCGCGCCTTCGAGGCCTACCAGAAGATCATCACCAACACGCGCGAAATCGACACCAAGGCCACCGAACAGGTGGGCCGCGACAAGTAA
- the flgG gene encoding flagellar basal-body rod protein FlgG, translating to MMRSLWTAATGMVAQQLNIDVISNNLANVNTIGFKKSRAEFEDLMYQSMKIAGSPTEAGNLIPTGMQVGMGVKPTTVHKFFTQGDFQNTGNPLDLVIEGDGFFQVDVNGEMAYTRAGAFKLDNEGRVVTANGYVLQPEFTVPVETANVVVTESGHIAALDKNGDELAATDIPTYTFINPAGLKAMGKNLYTETEASGAATEGVPGEENFGTIAQGFLEMSNVEIVDEMVAMIVGQRAYEINSKAVQTSDAMLQTATQLKR from the coding sequence ATGATGCGCTCCCTTTGGACCGCCGCCACGGGCATGGTCGCCCAGCAGCTCAATATCGACGTGATTTCCAACAACCTGGCCAACGTGAACACCATCGGCTTCAAAAAGAGCCGGGCCGAGTTCGAGGACCTCATGTACCAGAGCATGAAGATCGCCGGGTCGCCCACCGAGGCCGGGAACCTCATCCCCACCGGCATGCAGGTGGGCATGGGCGTCAAGCCGACCACGGTGCACAAGTTCTTCACCCAGGGCGATTTCCAGAACACCGGCAACCCGCTGGACCTGGTCATCGAGGGCGACGGGTTCTTCCAGGTGGATGTCAACGGCGAGATGGCCTACACCCGCGCGGGCGCCTTCAAGCTGGACAACGAGGGCCGCGTGGTCACGGCCAACGGCTACGTGCTCCAGCCCGAGTTCACCGTGCCGGTGGAGACGGCCAACGTGGTCGTCACCGAGTCCGGGCACATCGCGGCCCTGGACAAGAACGGCGACGAGCTGGCCGCCACGGACATCCCCACCTACACCTTCATCAACCCCGCGGGCCTCAAGGCCATGGGCAAGAACCTCTACACCGAGACCGAGGCCTCGGGCGCGGCCACCGAGGGCGTGCCCGGCGAGGAGAATTTCGGAACCATCGCCCAGGGCTTCCTGGAGATGTCCAACGTCGAGATCGTGGACGAGATGGTGGCCATGATCGTCGGACAGCGGGCCTACGAGATCAACTCCAAGGCCGTGCAGACCTCCGACGCCATGCTTCAGACGGCTACCCAGCTCAAGCGCTAG
- the flgA gene encoding flagellar basal body P-ring formation chaperone FlgA, with protein sequence MTRTRCRTAMGRLGRFAPGLAALGSAALLLATLLAAVAQAGTMQASWRLAVAPAAVARAETVLLGDIARPVGELPAEHWQTLAATPLWPAPAREGEQQNIARGKLASLLRFHLGDLAQLCVVSGPLTVQRGGRLLDEAELRTLVAEALTARVSGMQGEVSLRDFRLPGQVFLADAQNSLAVDVAGGFGPGRLSLLLREVNPAEITVRKYGATVFLDQWMSVACAARPINPREDLTPDKVTFMRKNAAYLRGEPWDGRRFGLRAVRPMGTGEIIYKANLDDVPLVSRGDTLTLVYEGSHVRLMAQVEALADGRLGDTIVVRNKDSKREIVAEIRDAETVVVR encoded by the coding sequence ATGACACGCACGCGGTGCCGCACGGCAATGGGCAGGCTCGGACGCTTCGCGCCCGGGCTGGCCGCGCTGGGCTCGGCGGCCCTGTTGCTGGCGACGCTTCTGGCCGCCGTGGCCCAGGCGGGAACCATGCAGGCCTCGTGGCGCCTGGCCGTGGCCCCCGCCGCCGTGGCCCGGGCCGAAACCGTGCTGCTGGGCGACATCGCCCGGCCCGTGGGCGAGTTGCCCGCCGAGCACTGGCAGACCCTGGCGGCCACGCCCCTGTGGCCCGCCCCCGCCCGCGAGGGCGAGCAGCAGAACATCGCGCGCGGCAAGCTGGCCAGCCTGTTGCGCTTCCACCTGGGCGACCTGGCCCAGCTGTGCGTGGTGTCGGGGCCGCTCACGGTGCAGCGCGGCGGGCGGCTGCTGGACGAGGCCGAGTTGCGCACCCTGGTGGCCGAGGCGCTGACGGCGCGCGTGTCGGGCATGCAGGGCGAGGTATCCCTGCGCGATTTCCGCCTGCCCGGGCAGGTCTTCCTGGCCGATGCCCAGAACTCCCTGGCCGTGGACGTGGCCGGGGGCTTCGGGCCGGGGCGGCTGTCGCTTCTGCTGCGCGAGGTCAACCCCGCCGAGATCACCGTGCGCAAGTACGGGGCCACCGTGTTTCTGGACCAGTGGATGAGCGTGGCCTGCGCGGCCCGGCCCATCAACCCGCGCGAGGATCTGACCCCCGACAAGGTCACCTTCATGCGCAAGAACGCCGCCTACCTGCGCGGCGAGCCCTGGGACGGGCGGCGCTTCGGCCTGCGCGCCGTGCGGCCCATGGGCACCGGCGAGATCATCTACAAGGCCAACCTGGACGATGTGCCCCTGGTCAGCCGGGGCGACACCCTGACCCTGGTCTACGAGGGCAGCCATGTGCGCCTGATGGCCCAGGTGGAGGCCCTGGCCGACGGCCGACTGGGCGATACCATCGTCGTGCGCAACAAGGACAGCAAACGCGAGATCGTGGCCGAGATCCGGGACGCGGAAACGGTCGTGGTGCGCTAG
- a CDS encoding flagellar basal body L-ring protein FlgH → MKFSIAALALVLLAGCATSSKTPMPTPVLTPPVAEAPAPQDNPGSLFTPSDANYLYGDTRARSVGDVVIVEIVEVAKATNKADTTADRTSSVEMGVTNWFDKNDARLLPFGPSLGLVGKVGTTPMIGASSSSNFEGTGETKRESNVSATLAARVVRVMPGGLMEVEGAREVKVNNETQVIVVRGLVRSQDISPSNTIASTHMADAKIEYYGQGVLADKQRPGWMTRLLDNVWPF, encoded by the coding sequence ATGAAGTTTTCCATCGCAGCCCTGGCGCTCGTGCTGCTGGCGGGATGCGCCACGTCGAGCAAGACCCCCATGCCGACCCCGGTGCTGACCCCGCCCGTGGCCGAGGCCCCGGCGCCCCAGGACAACCCCGGGTCGCTGTTCACCCCCTCTGACGCCAACTACCTCTACGGCGACACCCGCGCGCGGAGCGTGGGCGACGTGGTCATCGTGGAGATCGTCGAGGTGGCCAAGGCCACCAACAAGGCCGACACCACCGCCGACCGCACCTCCAGTGTGGAGATGGGTGTGACCAACTGGTTCGACAAGAACGACGCGCGCCTGCTGCCCTTCGGCCCCAGCCTGGGCCTGGTGGGCAAGGTGGGCACCACGCCCATGATCGGCGCCAGCTCGTCGAGCAACTTCGAGGGCACGGGCGAGACCAAGCGCGAATCCAACGTCTCGGCGACCCTGGCCGCGCGCGTGGTGCGCGTGATGCCCGGCGGGCTCATGGAGGTCGAGGGCGCGCGCGAGGTCAAGGTCAACAACGAGACGCAGGTCATCGTGGTGCGCGGGCTGGTGCGCTCGCAGGACATCAGCCCCTCCAACACCATCGCCTCCACGCACATGGCCGACGCCAAGATCGAGTACTACGGCCAGGGCGTCCTGGCCGACAAGCAGCGCCCCGGCTGGATGACCCGCCTGCTGGACAACGTCTGGCCGTTCTAG
- a CDS encoding flagellar basal body P-ring protein FlgI, whose protein sequence is MPTVSAPAVPCPRLQARLAALALAVLVLLPASAWAVRLKDVATFGGVRSNQLVGYGLVVGLSGTGDKTGSQFTVQSVASMLEKMGVAVDKTKLKPKNVAAVMVTARMPVSARPGTALDVTVSSLGDSQSLLGGVLLLTPLRGVDGNVYALAQGALALGGVSVQGAAAAAQKNITTVGSIPNGATVERGVPFQYNAQDELTLSMNVADFTTTMSVVDSINSTLGQDFARAEDITTIRLTVPQEFRGNLVPLMATLENLDVTPDGKARVVVDEKTGTVVLGRNVRLTRVAVAHGNLHIVIRESADVSQPAPFGAGQTVVTPQTDVNVQEENNSLVMMEGATLQELIDGLNSIGATPRDLISILKSLKAAGALHAELEVI, encoded by the coding sequence ATGCCCACTGTTTCCGCCCCCGCCGTCCCGTGCCCCCGCCTCCAGGCCCGCCTGGCGGCCCTGGCCCTGGCCGTGCTCGTGCTGCTGCCCGCCAGCGCCTGGGCCGTGCGCCTCAAGGACGTGGCCACCTTCGGCGGCGTGCGCTCCAACCAGCTGGTGGGCTACGGGCTGGTGGTCGGCCTGTCGGGCACCGGCGACAAGACCGGCTCGCAGTTCACCGTGCAGTCCGTGGCCAGCATGCTCGAGAAGATGGGCGTGGCCGTGGACAAGACCAAGCTCAAGCCCAAGAACGTGGCGGCGGTGATGGTCACGGCCCGGATGCCCGTCTCGGCCCGGCCCGGCACCGCCCTGGACGTGACCGTCTCGTCCCTGGGCGACTCCCAGAGCCTGCTGGGCGGCGTGCTCCTGCTCACGCCCCTGCGCGGGGTGGACGGCAACGTCTACGCCCTGGCCCAGGGGGCACTGGCCCTGGGCGGGGTGTCGGTGCAGGGCGCCGCCGCAGCGGCCCAGAAGAACATCACCACCGTGGGCAGCATCCCCAACGGCGCCACGGTGGAGCGGGGCGTGCCCTTCCAGTACAACGCCCAGGACGAGCTGACCCTGAGCATGAACGTGGCCGACTTCACCACCACCATGAGCGTGGTGGACTCCATCAACAGCACCCTGGGGCAGGACTTCGCCCGCGCCGAGGACATCACCACCATCCGCCTGACCGTGCCCCAGGAGTTCCGGGGCAACCTGGTGCCGCTCATGGCCACCCTGGAGAACCTGGACGTGACCCCCGACGGCAAGGCCCGGGTGGTGGTGGACGAGAAGACGGGCACCGTGGTCCTTGGGCGCAACGTGCGCCTGACGCGCGTGGCCGTGGCCCACGGCAACCTGCACATCGTCATCCGCGAGAGCGCCGACGTGTCCCAGCCTGCGCCCTTCGGCGCCGGGCAGACCGTGGTCACCCCGCAGACCGACGTGAACGTGCAGGAGGAGAACAACAGCCTGGTGATGATGGAGGGCGCGACCCTGCAGGAGCTCATCGACGGGCTGAACTCCATCGGCGCCACCCCGCGCGACCTGATTTCCATCCTCAAGTCCCTCAAGGCCGCAGGCGCCCTGCACGCGGAGCTGGAGGTCATTTAG